The genomic stretch TTCCTAGAGAAAGTCGAAGTGAGTTGTAGCACACTATCTATTAATTGCTAGTCTTCGACTACAGCCTCCTGGAACATGTAGAAGACAAATTAGATGCGAATGTGTTTGCAGTTTGCACATGCTTCATCAAAACTTCCTCCCAAGATATACCATGAATTACCCAAGATTGTTCACTATAATTTAAATAATGATCTATCCTAGTCAAAAAGGGTTCAGTATAATTAGATGCTTTGTATCAATACAAACAAGTCTAGCTTTGATAGAGTTTGAATGAAGTAAATTTCATCTTAAAATAACTGGTTATATTCATTTTGGAACAATCTTTTCCTCCAAATATATTCAGCAGTGAATATATATACAAATTTAAGAACATGATTAAACAACAGCTCCTTTTCTGTCATATGTCAATCGAAGGGAGCATGGTCGCGGTGGCCGCCGCAGTGGCCACGTTCGATCATCTCCTCGACTTGGCGGAAGCGGTCGACGGCGCAGGGGATGGCGATGACTCCCGGCTGGCTGAACCCGTACTCTTCCGCGGCCTCCGCCAGGAGCTCCGCGAACAGCGGGTGGCTGAGGTGCTCCACCGGAACCTCGAACCGCTGCTGCTCCTCCCCCACCTTCACCGTCACCCGCCCCTTCGCCGGCACCGGCGCCTCTCCCTTACTCTCCTGCTGCTGCGGCATGATTCTATTCATTTCTGCTACTTGAGTTGGTATGGAATGAGCAGCTTATGGGAAGGCCTCGGGGATAT from Zingiber officinale cultivar Zhangliang chromosome 5B, Zo_v1.1, whole genome shotgun sequence encodes the following:
- the LOC121987983 gene encoding auxin-responsive protein SAUR32-like, with amino-acid sequence MPQQQESKGEAPVPAKGRVTVKVGEEQQRFEVPVEHLSHPLFAELLAEAAEEYGFSQPGVIAIPCAVDRFRQVEEMIERGHCGGHRDHAPFD